The sequence CGCCACGATGGCTTCGCCCACCTGAGCCGTCGTCAGCGCTGGGATGGTGGCAATCAGCCCCTGATCAACCGGATTGACAACGTCGATGGTGGCGCCGCTACTGGCGGCAACCCAAGCGCCGTTGATGTAGGCTTGGTTTTGAAAAATACATTTGGTGACGATGCTCATGAGTGTCTCTTTTCTCTCTTAAAAGCTGTTTTTGTTTGCTACCTGCCTCTAGGCGGGCGGGATTGAACGGCATGGATCAGGATGGATGCTCATTGAAGATCGTATGACCGTATTACGGCAATAAGCCGCAAAAGCGGGCAAACATAAGCCAGGCATAAGCTCAATGCTGGCTAATTCACCACCTAAGCCACCCGCATCACCCAAAATCAATATGACCGTATTACGGTATTATTTAATAATATAACGCCCAGCTTAAAAACGTCAACGATAAAAATCAAGGCTCTGGGTTTTCAGCCTACTCATGATCCACATCAGCCTATGGCCGCAGCGCTCATGCTGAAACGGCAACACCAAGCCAAACCCTCATGGACTTTCGCTTGCCAAGGCCTTTGGGGCTAATCATCATAGGCATGCCTCGCTTGATCCAGAATCCATCAACCATGATGCATGGCGCCCAGATTTGGACTGTACTGACCGTCAGACTGCGCCTAACCCATCCCGCGAGCAACCGCAGCACAGCGCCATTAGGCCATAAAAAAAGCGCTGAATCATCAGCGCTCTGGTGTGTCGATCGGGCCGCCTAAGACTGCTGAATGCTCAACAGTAAATCTCTAAAGGCCGCTGGATTCTTAGTGAACGTCATTTCACCGGCCGGTGGGAAATGATAATCCAGCAAGCGCGACACCCAAAAACGGATGCAGCCTGCCTGCTGCGCAATCGGCAAGTAGGCCAGCTCATCTTCGCTCAATGGCCGTACGCTGCCGTAGCCGGCTAAAAATGCCTGCACCAAAGCCTCATCCAGCTGATGCGCTGAATTCTGGGCCCAATCATTAATCGCAATCGCAATGTCGTAGACAAAGCTGCCGCGGCAAGCATAGTAAAAATCGATGAAGCCCGTGACTTCGTCGCCCTCTAACAAAACGTTGTCTTTAAACAGGTCGGCGTGAATCAAGCCCTGCGGCAGTTTAGCATCGCTGTTGTCTCTCAAAAACGCAATGGTCGACTGCAATAGTTCAGCATCGGCGGGGCTCAAGAGCGGCAGCAAACGATCTGATTCAGCCGTCCACCAAGGCGCATGGCGCGGATTGGCCATGGTTAACTCGGTACAGGCGGTGGCCAAATGCATTTTGGCCAGCATCGCCCCCACAGAGTGGCACTGAGCAGCATTGGGCTGCGTCACGTCTCGGCCTGTCAGACAACTGACTAAACAGGCGGCTTTATCGTGCAGCAAATGCATGAACTCGCCTGATTTTTGCGGAATCGGTGCGGGGCAAGCCACGCCTTGAGCGCTGAGTAAGGCCATTAAATCTAAGAAGAACGGCAGCTCATCTGGGCGTAGAGTCTCGAAAATGGTCAATACATAACGATCCACGCTGGTGGTCACAAAGTAATTGGTATTGGTGATGCCCTGGGCGATGCCTTTAAGCGACACTAAAGTGCCAATATCATAATCTTTTAAGAAGACCGCCATTTCCGCTTCGGTCACACTGGTATACACCGACATACTCACCCTTTAACAATATTAACTTTATAAGCCATCCGTGATTATACATAAAAAAGGCCTTGCGTCACGCAAGGCCTTTCTTTCTAGACGGAACGTCTAAAGATCGCTGCCGTTTACACCAAACCCTGTGCCAACATGGCGTCGGCCACCTTGGTAAAGCCACCAATATTGGCGCCATTCACATAGTTCACGTAACCATCTTGATAGCCATACTCTTCACACATGTGGTGAATTTTTTGCATAATGGTGTGCAGCTTCTCATCCACTTCACCGGCCGACCACAATAGGCGCATGCTGTTTTGGCTCATCTCCAAACCCGACACGGCCACGCCACCAGCATTACTGGCCTTACCCGGCGCGTACAGAATCTTAGCCGCAATAAAGGCATCCACAGCTCCGGTAGTGCTTGGCATATTAGCGCCTTCAGAAATACAGTAGCAACCGTTAGCCAACAAGGTTTGTGCGTCTTTTTCGTCTAGCTCATTTTGAGTCGCGCAAGGCATGGCCACATCACAAGGCACGCCCCAAGGACGTTGGCCTTCATGATAGGTTAAGCCCTGCTCTTGTGCGTACACGCTTAAGCGTTCGCGACGGTCGTTTTTCAACACCATCAGCTCTTGCCACTGCGCCAGCGTCATGCCGTCTGGGAAATGCACGAAACCACCAGAGTCAGACATGGTCAAGACTTTCGCGTCCCACTCTAGGCATTTCTGGGCCGCGTATTGCGCCACGTTGCCCGAGCCCGAGATCACCACTGATTTACCGGCAATGTGTTTTTTACGGGTTTTCAGCATTTCTTCTGCAAAGTACACGGCGCCATAGCCTGTGGCCTCAGGACGAATCAAGCTGCCGCCAAAACTCATGCCTTTACCGGTTAAAACGGACGCAAACTCGTTGCTGATGCGTTTATATTGACCATATAAATAGCCCACTTCACGCCCGCCCACGCCGATGTCGCCAGCCGGTACGTCAATGTTTGGGCCAATGTGGCGATACAGCTCGGTCATAAAGGACTGGCAAAAACGCATCACTTCATTGTCTGATTTGCCTTTAGGGTCGAAGTCAGAGCCGCCTTTACCGCCGCCCATAGGCAAGGTGGTCAAAGCATTTTTAAACACTTGCTCAAAGGCCAAGAATTTCAAAATGCCCAAGTTGACGCTGGGGTGAAAGCGCAGACCGCCTTTATAAGGGCCAATGGCAGACGACATTTGAATCCGGTAGCCACGATTGACCTGGGCCAAACCTTTGTCGTCAATCCAGGGGATGCGGAACATGATCACCCGCTCAGGCTCAACGATGCGCTCTAAAATGCTGCGCTGGGCGTATTTGGGGTTTTTTTCAAGAAAGGGCCATAGGCTGTGAAAGACTTCTTCTGCAGCCTGATGAAATTCAGGCTGATGTGGGTCTCTTTGTTTGATTTTTAATAAAAAATCGTCTAGTTGGATCTCGCTCATATCTTTGATTCCTTGTTGATTAATGTCTCACAATAAAATCGGCTGGCCATCCTGTGTTTATTCTTTTGGGACGGCATTTGGCGCTGGCGAAGCGGGCGCACACATCTGCTGCATCGCACCATACGGACGTCACAAAACGACCCTATGGGCATGAATCTAATTATTTAGGTGTGAGGATGCCGTCTGAGAAACAGGCGGACTTGGCAGGTGCCAGACACATGCGGCATGCACCGCAGACGAATACACGCCCATGAGTGACTGTAGATTAACTAAGTGTACCGACTATTTCTCAGCGGGCTGCAAGCTCTCTCGCGCCTTGAGTATTTTTCTTATTCTTAGTAGGTTTTTTATAGTAGCCGATTTTTTAGGGTTATTCTAGAAAAAATTACGCCATTCACGCATTTTTTTAGAACTTTTATGCCAAAAATGTCGGATTAATAAAAAAATAGTGTCAATTCAGCCGTTTAACATTTTAATATTAATAGACACACCCCTTGCCAAGCTAAATACCAATATAGCCCCTAACGGGGCTACTTAGCAGCAACTAGGCATTTAAAAACGGGTTATAACGCTTCTCATGCCCAATAGTGGTCATGGGCCCATGCCCAGGAATGACTTCGGTCTCGTCCGGCAGTAGCCACAGCTTGGTACGAATATGGTGCAGCAGCGCTGCATGATCGCCACGCGGAAAGTCGGTTCGACCAATCGATTCTCTAAACAACACGTCGCCAGCAATCAGCAGGCCTTGCGCCGCATGATAAAACACCACGTGGCCGGGCGTGTGGCCAGGGATATGAAACACCTTAAACGTTTCTTGACCAACGCTGACTTCATCACCCTCGTGCAGCCATTGATCTGGGATAAACGTCTCGCTGGGGGCAAAGCCAAAACGCTGGCTTTGCATCGGCAGCTGAGCAATCCAAAAATCATCCTCTTGCTCGGGGCCGATCACCGGCACGGGCTGCTGCGCCACAAGGCGGGTCACGCCGCCGACGTGGTCAATGTGGCCATGGGTCAGCCAAATCGCCTTTAGGGTTAAGCCTTGTGCGGCAACGGCCGCCTGAATCAGCTCGATGTCGCCACCCGGATCGGTGACCACGGCCTCTTTGGTGACGTCACACCACAATAGGGTGCTGTTTTGTTGAAACGGGGTAACGGGATTGATTTGGTATTTTAACGCCATGCGTGCTCCTACAGATGATTGCTGTTTTTATCCCTTGAGCTTACTCGATTTAGGCGCACAATGCCATGCATGGGTGGGATTCGCTGGCCAATGAACGGCCATGCTTGGGGTTCACCACGAACATAACGGCTAGCCCATCTAGCTCACTGACCCATAAGCCACGGTTTATTGATTGTTGGTAGAGAGGCGCAAAGCATAGCGTGCCCACCCTACCGCAGTAGCCTTACGCCCACAAAAAAGCCAGCTGCGCAAGGCAACTGGCTGTTTCATCACTCATTAGATTAATGACGGAAGTGACGAATCCCGGTCAACACCATCGCCATACCGTGTTCGTTGGCGGCGTCAAAAATTTCTTGATCGCGCATTGAACCACCCGGGTGAATAATGGCTTTAATGCCCTGCTCGGCAATCACGTCGATGCCGTCGCGGAACGGGAAGAAGGCATCAGAGGCCGCTACGGCACTGGCCAAAGATAGGCCAGCTTCGCCGGCTTTACGCGAAGCGATGCGGGTAGAGTCCACGCGGCTCATTTGGCCGGCGCCAATACCGCAGGTTTGGCCTTGGCTACAGAACACGATGGCGTTTGATTTCACAAACTTGGCCACGTTCCAAGCGAACAATAAGTCTTTCATTTCTTGTTCAGAAGGCTCACGGGCGCTGACGATCTTTAAATCGGCCATGGTCAACTGATGGGTGTCTGGGGTTTGCACCAACAAACCACCGCCTACACGCTTCAGTTCAAACTCATTGGCACCGGCCAACATCGGGATTTCTAATACGCGCACGTTGGCTTTACCGGCCACAACGGCTTTAGCGTCGGCGGTAAAGCTAGGGGCGATCAGCACTTCCATAAATTGGTTGGCCACGATGGCTTCTACGGTTGCGCCGTCTAGCTCACGGTTAAACGCCACAATGCCGCCAAAGGCGCTAGTGGTGTCGGTGGCAAACGCCAATTTATAGGCGCTCAAAGTGTCGGCCGCAATCGCCACGCCACAAGGGTTGGCGTGCTTCACGATCACACAAGCTGGTTCGTTAAACGACTTAACTGCTTCCCAAGCTGCATCGGCATCGGCGATGTTGTTGTATGACAACTCTTTGCCTTGCAACTGGGTGTAATTGGCCAAGCTGCCGGCAGCAGGAGCCAAGTCACGGTAGAAGGCAGCGTGTTGGTGTGGGTTTTCACCGTAGCGCATGTCTTGCACCTTAACGAACTGTTGGTTAAAGCGCTGTGGGAACATAAACTGCTTCGGTTCACCGGCCAATACCTCATCGTCTAGACTGGTGAGGTAATTGCTGATGGCTGAATCGTAGGCAGCGGTATGGGTAAACGCTTTACGAGACAGGTTAAAACGGGTTTTCTTGCTCACTTGGCCATTGTTGGCGGCCATTTCAGCAATGATGGCATCGTAGTCAGCAGCATCGGTCACAATGGCCACATGACCCCAGTTTTTGGCGGCAGAGCGCACCATGGTTGGGCCACCGATGTCGATGTTTTCAATCGCATCTTCTAAGGTGCAGTGAGGTTTATTGATGGTTTGGGTGAATGGGTATAGGTTCACGCACACCAAGTCGATGTTGCCAATATCGTGCGCTTGCATCTGCGCCACATGTTCGGGTAAATCGCGACGGCCCAAAATGCCGCCGTGAATTTTTGGATGCAAGGTTTTCACACGACCATCAAGCATTTCTGGAAAACCGGTGTAGTCAGCCACTTCGGTGACCGCCACGCCATTATCGGCCAATAGTTTTGCCGTCCCACCGGTAGACAAAATTTCTACGCCGTTATTGGCCAAGTTTTGGGCAAACGCCAAAACACCTTCCTTATCCGAAACGCTGATGAGCGCACGTTTAATTGACACCATTTTAGACTATCCTCTAATTAACAATTAATCTCATGTTGCATGAGCTTCTTCCGCAGGGTATTACGATTCAACCCCAAAACCGTTGCCGCACGCGTTTGATTGCCACTACAGTGTTTCAACACCACTTCCAATAAAGGACGTTCGACGCGCGCCAAAACCATATCATAGACACCACAGGCGTTCTCACCACCTAAGTCAGCAAAGTACTGTTCCATTGCTGCACGGATGGTCTCATCAATCACATCTTGCTTAGACATAGCACTCCTACCTTATTCATTACACCACTTCTTGTTCATCTTAAGCACTGCTTCGTCCCCTTTGTGTCGGCCCATGTAGGCAGATCACTCAGTGCCGGTGCGGTACGCTGATGGCCATGCGGCCAGCGCTGCTTGTTGCTGGGTCAGATACGTCGCCATCATCGCCCACTGCTCACTGCTGCTTTCAACCTTATTCACCTGCTGGCGAAAGGCTTTGGCATCAGGCAAGGCGGCAATGTACCAACCAATGTGTTTACGGGCAATCCGACAGCCCATGTATTCACCGTAAAAATCATAAATCTCAGCCAAATGGCCTAAAATCACGTCACTGATCGCAGCCACGCTCAATGCTTCGGGCAACTCACCCGTACGCAGATAGCCGACGATGTCGCGAAACAGCCACGGCGCCCCTTGTGCCCCACGACCGATCATGACGGCATCGGCCGCCGTTGCTTGCAGCACCTGCACCGCTTTTTGCGGGCTGGTGATGTCGCCATTGACCGTCACCGGGATGCGGCTCTGGGCCTTAACTGCTGCGATTAATTCGTAGTGCGCTTCACCTTGATACATCTGGGTGCGGGTACGGCCATGCACGGCCAAAGCAGCAATCCCAGCTTCTTCGGCCAATTGGGCAATGGTGGGCAGATTTAAATGCTCATCATCCCAGCCCAAGCGCGTCTTGAGCGTCACCGGCACCGCCACGGCCTCAACCACGGCCTGCAAAATACGGCTCACCAAAGCTTCATCTTTCATTAAAGCGCTGCCAGCCAGAACGTTACACACTTTCTTGGCAGGACAACCCATATTGATGTCGATGATCTGCGCCCCCTTGGCCACATTAGCCACGGCGGCAGCAGCCATTTCGGCGGGGTCAGAGCCGGCAATCTGCACCGAAATAGGGCCAACATCGCCACTGTGATCGGCGCGCAGCACCGTTTTACGGGTGTGCTGTAGCGATAAATCGCTGGTGATCATTTCACTGGGCGCTAAAGCCGCCCCAAACCCTCGACACAGCCGTCGAAATGGCTTATCGGTAATGCCCGCCATTGGGGCCAGCATGACCGGCTCGGCCAGCTCATAGGGACCAATCTGCATCCCATCCTCACTTTCATCGCGGGCTTCATTCTGTCGCATCAAGGAATGAATTTTACCGCTTTTTCACTCACCTCGCCAATGCCACACGTCAAAAGCAGGCGTTTACCCACATGACTTTGGCCTAAAGGGTGCTGTATTCACACTTTAAATCAAACTCTACAAGATACTTGCGCAAAAAAAGCAGCCTTTTCAGACTGCTTCCCATCGCATCACATCCCTACTGGCGTTTGGCCTCAACGCGGGCCAACTCTGTTTGTTTGGCAATCTTGCGGTTCACCAACCATTGTTGCGCAATCGACAAGATGTTATTCACCAACCAGTACAATACCAAACCTGCTGGGAAGAAGAAGAACATCACCGAGAACGCAATTGGCATAATCTTCATCATCTTCGCTTGCATTGGATCAGCCGGTGGCGGATTCAAGAAGGTTTGCAAGAACATAGTAATGGCCATCAAGGCAGGCAATACATAGTAAGGGTCAGGGCGCGCTAAGTCGGTAATCCAGCCCATCCATGGTGCTTGACGTAGCTCCACCGAGGCGAACAGCGCCCAGTACAGGCCAATAAACACCGGAATCTGTACCAGCATGGGCAAACAGCCGCCCAGAGGATTGATCTTTTCTTTCTTATAAAGACTCATCATCTCTTGCTGTAGCTTCACTTTGTCTTCGCCATACTGCTCACGAATCGCGGTCAAGCGCGGCGCTACGGCACGCATTTTGGCCATAGAGCGGTAAGAAGCAGAGGTCAGTGGGTACAGAACCAGCTTCACCACGACGGTCAATAGCACGATAGACCAGCCCCAGTTGCCGACAAACTTATGAATTTCATTCAATAGCCAGAACAAAGGCGACGCAAAGATGTGTACCTTGCCATAGTCTTTACTCAGGATCAGGTTATCCGCCACGCCTTGCATGATGCTGTATTCTTCAGGACCAGAGTAAAGGGTCATGTTTAGCTGACCGGTTTGGCCTGGCGCCACGGCAGCCATCGGCACCCGCACACCAGAAGAGTACAGGCCATCGCTACGCTTACGGATGTCAAACTGGCAGTCACCGCCACCTTGAACACAGGCACTGGCCTGATCTTTAGGCTCTAAAATCCAAGCAGACACAAAGTAATGCTGAATCATCGACACCCAACCGCTTGGGGCACGACGCTCATAGTCAGCCGCGTCACGGCCTTTGCTGTAATCGGTGTCTAAGTCGCCAAAGGCCACTTTTTGGAAGCCACCTTCAGGCGTGTACAGAGCCGGACCCGTATAAACGTGGGCCAAGCGGCTTTCGCCTTCTGGGGTGCTGCCGTCACGCAGCAAGCGATATACAGCGTCTAGCTTAACAGGGGCTTCGCCCTGGTTAGCCACCTCAAAGCGCACGCCAATTTCATAGCTGCCCTTCTTAAAGGTATAGACTTTATTCACCACCACACCATTGGTTTCAGGCGCGGTCAACGTCACTTCCAACGTGTCGCCATTTAAGGTGTAGCTGTTTTGTGCGGCGCTAAACGCCACATCTTTTAATAGGTATTGACCGTCGGCGCCTAATAAATCAGATTGGGCCACATAGGTATAGTTAGGTTCGTCATCCAACAACACCATTTGCTGATTTTCATCGCCGGTGGCATTGTGTTTCAACAGTTCTAAACGACGCAGATCGCCACCTTTGGTGTCGATGGTGGCTTTAAACATGTCGGTGGTGACTTCGACGCGCTCACCTTTGCCCAATTTTGAATCTTGAGCAGCGGTGCCATTAGGCGCGGTGGTGGATTGACCGGCAGCATCAGTCGTCGCTTGCTGGGTCACTGGTACGGGTTCTGGAGCTGGGAAGAAGTAGTTCCAGCCCATCAAAATCGCCATCGCCACGATGGCAAATGAGATGAGTCGTTTAAATTCCATAGCGTATCACTTTTCCATTTAAGGGACAGGATCGTAGCCACTGCCGCCGAAGGGGTGGCAACGACAAATACGTTTTGCAGCCAAACAGCCGCCTTTGCACGCGCCATACTTAGTTATCGCTTCGAGCGCATACTGTGAACAGGTCGGCGTATAGCGACAGCGAGGCGGTATTAAGGGGCTAATGCATAACTGATAGAACCGGATTATGAGCTTAAATAATCGTGACATCATTGATTTTGCCTTTGCATGAGGGAAGCTAAGGCCGCTACTGCTTCGGCATAGTCTTCACGCTCAAACTTTTTTTTGGCACGGACAATAAAATCTTTTTCAGAAAGTGTGTGTTTATGGCAACGAAACCACTCACGCACCAGCCGCTTCATGTAATTTCGCTCATGTGCGCGCTTAGCGACTTTCTTAGCCATCACCAATCCTAGCCGTGCATGACCTAGTTGATTAGGCCCTACGAAGACTTGGAAGAAAGCATTGCTTTTAGTACGGCGTAAAGTAAAAACGGATGAGTATTCATCCGTTTTTAACATACGATATCGCCGCTCAAATCGGTTTTGCAAAGCTTATACAGCCAAGCGTTTACGACCTTTAGCACGACGCGCAGCCAAAACGGCACGACCACCACGGGTTTTAGAGCGAACCAAGAAACCGTGAGTGCGTTTGCGACGGGTAACTGAAGGTTGGTAAGTACGTTTCATAATGAGTATTCCTACATTTTGCAATCAAGTAAACGAGGGATTACACCCTGTTTTATTGAATTTGTCAATGTTTTTAGCGCTCTGCACTTCAACATTGTCTGTGGATAACTTTAGCAAAACAGGGTAAAATATAGGGCTTAGAGTGGAAACTTTCTTTTGTCCGTCGTTTGCTGATTAATATCAATCGCCTACACCTAGGGCAACCTAGCGCGTACTGGGGGTTATTTTACCCCGAAGCGACGTCGACAAGCACGACCCATTGACTTACTTTTTAAGAAAAACTGTCGCACTTATGCAATTAACTGATTTTTGGCTGCAATGCCTCACTCGTTTAAAAAATGAGCTATCGACGCAACAATACGAAACTTGGATTCGTCACCTAACCGTGGACGAGTCTGAGACGAATTGGATTGTATACGTGCCGAATAACTTTATGCTGAGCTTTGTGAAGGACCGCTTTTTTGAAGGCATCGTCGCCATTCACGCTGAGCTCACCCCTACTAGCCTACCCTTGATCCTCAAAGTAGGCAAAGGCCAAACCGTGGCCTTAGCAGAAGCAAAGAAGCCCAGCGCGGCCGAAGCCATCATGCCTAAGCACGTCCAAAGCGTGCCCAGAGTGCCCGTCAGCGTACCGGTACAGCCTATTTTAAACGTCAACGACACCGACGAAGAGAAAATCAAGCGGGCCGAAAGCATCAGCCACACTCATGAAAACACGCGCTTAAACAGCGCCTACACTTTCGACACCCTGGTTGAGGGCAAGGGTAACCGCTTGGCCTGCGCCGCGGCTCAGCACATTGCTGAAACCCCGGGCGACAGCAACTACAACCCTTTATTTATTTATGGTAGCACCGGCCTGGGTAAAACCCACTTGGTCCAGTCTATCGGTAACCGCGTCTACCAGCTCAACCCTAAAGCCAAAGTGCGCTACATTCACGCCGAAAGCTATGTGCGCGACATCATGCGCGCCTTTAGAGAAAAATCGTTTGACCAATTTAAACAGTATTATCACTCGTTGGATTTATTAATCATCGACGACGTGCAGTTTATTTCGGGCAAAGACCGCACCATGGAAGAATTCTTCTATTTGTTTAACTATCTTGTGGACACGCAAAAACAGGTGGTGATGACCTGTGATACTCTACCCAATAAGATAGACGGCATGGACGACCGCTTAAAATCGCGTATGTCTTGGGGCCTAACGGTTGAGTTAGCGCCGCCTGAACTGGAAATGCGCGTGGCCATTTTGCAGCGAAAGGCCGAACAGTCTAACGTGCGCCTAGCCCATGAGCCGGCGTTCTTTATTGCCCAAAGCATCCGTTCCAACGTGCGTGAATTAGAAGGGGCCTTTAAGAAGGTGGTCGCCACCAGTAAATTCTTAAACGCCGAGATCGACACCGAATTGGCCAAATATGCCTTACAAGACATTTTGGCCACGACCCAGCGTCAAATCACCATCGATCAGATTCAAAAAATTGTGGCCGACTATTACCACATCAAGGTCAACGACATCTTAGGTAAAAAGCGCACCCGCGCCATTGCCCGACCCAGACAGATCGCCATGACCTTGGCCAAAGAACTGACCCAGCAAAGCTTACCCAGCATTGGCGACGCCTTTGGCAATCGTGACCACACCACGGTGCTGCACGCGAACAAAACCATTAACGAATTCAAAAAGACCGACCCCGAAGTCTCACAAGACTACGAAGCGCTCTTACGCATACTACGCAACTGAACTTGAATGACACTTTCTTAAGGAATTGATTATGCTTATTTTACAAGCTGAACGTGATGCCCTGCTCAAGCCATTGCAAATGGTGACAGGGATTGTGGAGCGTCGCCACACATTGCCCATTTTGTCTAACGTTCTGATTGAGAGCAAAGGCGGTCAAACCCATATTTTGGCCACCGACTTAGAAATTCAAATTCACACCCTAGGCCCCACCACCAGCACCGAAGACTTTCGGGTGACCACCAACGCCAAAAAGCTACAGGACATTTTACGTGCCCTACCCGACAATGCTTTGGTGTCATTGGAACAGGCCGACAACCGCATGACGTTAAAAGCAGGCAAAAGCCGCTTTAACCTACAGACCCTACCGGCCGACGACTTTCCGCTATTGTCAGTAGGTGAAGACATCACTTCTTGCTTTAGCCTGCCGCAAGAAGCGTTCAAGCAAATGTTGTCTCAAGTTCAGTACAGTATGGCCGTGCAAGACATCCGCTACTATTTAAATGGTTTATTGATGCAAACCGAAGGCGACCAGCTGCGCCTAGTGGCCACCGACGGCCACCGCCTAGCCTACGTTTGCTGCACCATCGACGCTCAACTGCCCAAGGCCGAAGTGATTTTGCCGCGTAAAACCGTGATTGAATTATTCAAACTATTGAATCAGCCAGAAGAGCCGCTGACCATTGAATTACTGACCAATCAAGTGCGCCTACGCTGCGGCGACACCGTGATCGTGAGTAAAATCATCGACGGTAAATTCCCAGACTTTAACCGCGTCATCCCTTTGGATAACGACAAAATCTTCTTGGTGGGCCGCACCCAGCTATTAGGCGCCTTAGAACGGGCCGCTATTTTGGCCAACGAAAAATTCCGCGGCGCGCGCTTACAGATCAAGCCCGGCGTATTAAGCGTGGTGTGTAGCAATAACGATCAAGAAGAAGCCCAAGAAGAAATCGAAATCGCCTATCAAGGCGAAAGTTTAGAAGTAGGCTTTAACATTGCCTACTTAATGGACGTGTTACGTAACGTCCACGTGGATGACCTACAGTTGGCCTTTGGCGATGCCTCACGCTCAACCTTGTTCACCATCCCTGAAAATCCAAACTTTAAATACATCGTGATGCCGATGCGCATTTAACCTCGCCTTAAGCGCGTCACGAAACGGTGACTCACGTCACCGTTGGTTATTTATATTGAAGAAAACGAGAAAAGACTATGACCCAACCCGATTACGGTGCCGACAGTATTAAAGTATTAAAAGGCTTGGATGCGGTACGCAAACGCCCCGGCATGTATATTGGCGACACCCAAGACGGTACGGGCTTGCATCACATGGTGTTTGAAACCTTAGACAACGCCATTGACGAAGCCCTAGCCGGCCATTGCGACAAGATCACCGTCACCATCCATGCTGACAATTCTATTTCTGTGGAAGACAAC comes from Neisseriaceae bacterium CLB008 and encodes:
- the yidC gene encoding membrane protein insertase YidC, translating into MEFKRLISFAIVAMAILMGWNYFFPAPEPVPVTQQATTDAAGQSTTAPNGTAAQDSKLGKGERVEVTTDMFKATIDTKGGDLRRLELLKHNATGDENQQMVLLDDEPNYTYVAQSDLLGADGQYLLKDVAFSAAQNSYTLNGDTLEVTLTAPETNGVVVNKVYTFKKGSYEIGVRFEVANQGEAPVKLDAVYRLLRDGSTPEGESRLAHVYTGPALYTPEGGFQKVAFGDLDTDYSKGRDAADYERRAPSGWVSMIQHYFVSAWILEPKDQASACVQGGGDCQFDIRKRSDGLYSSGVRVPMAAVAPGQTGQLNMTLYSGPEEYSIMQGVADNLILSKDYGKVHIFASPLFWLLNEIHKFVGNWGWSIVLLTVVVKLVLYPLTSASYRSMAKMRAVAPRLTAIREQYGEDKVKLQQEMMSLYKKEKINPLGGCLPMLVQIPVFIGLYWALFASVELRQAPWMGWITDLARPDPYYVLPALMAITMFLQTFLNPPPADPMQAKMMKIMPIAFSVMFFFFPAGLVLYWLVNNILSIAQQWLVNRKIAKQTELARVEAKRQ
- the yidD gene encoding membrane protein insertion efficiency factor YidD, whose amino-acid sequence is MSRLFKLIIRFYQLCISPLIPPRCRYTPTCSQYALEAITKYGACKGGCLAAKRICRCHPFGGSGYDPVP
- the rnpA gene encoding ribonuclease P protein component encodes the protein MQNRFERRYRMLKTDEYSSVFTLRRTKSNAFFQVFVGPNQLGHARLGLVMAKKVAKRAHERNYMKRLVREWFRCHKHTLSEKDFIVRAKKKFEREDYAEAVAALASLMQRQNQ
- the rpmH gene encoding 50S ribosomal protein L34, encoding MKRTYQPSVTRRKRTHGFLVRSKTRGGRAVLAARRAKGRKRLAV
- the dnaA gene encoding chromosomal replication initiator protein DnaA, whose amino-acid sequence is MQLTDFWLQCLTRLKNELSTQQYETWIRHLTVDESETNWIVYVPNNFMLSFVKDRFFEGIVAIHAELTPTSLPLILKVGKGQTVALAEAKKPSAAEAIMPKHVQSVPRVPVSVPVQPILNVNDTDEEKIKRAESISHTHENTRLNSAYTFDTLVEGKGNRLACAAAQHIAETPGDSNYNPLFIYGSTGLGKTHLVQSIGNRVYQLNPKAKVRYIHAESYVRDIMRAFREKSFDQFKQYYHSLDLLIIDDVQFISGKDRTMEEFFYLFNYLVDTQKQVVMTCDTLPNKIDGMDDRLKSRMSWGLTVELAPPELEMRVAILQRKAEQSNVRLAHEPAFFIAQSIRSNVRELEGAFKKVVATSKFLNAEIDTELAKYALQDILATTQRQITIDQIQKIVADYYHIKVNDILGKKRTRAIARPRQIAMTLAKELTQQSLPSIGDAFGNRDHTTVLHANKTINEFKKTDPEVSQDYEALLRILRN
- the dnaN gene encoding DNA polymerase III subunit beta codes for the protein MLILQAERDALLKPLQMVTGIVERRHTLPILSNVLIESKGGQTHILATDLEIQIHTLGPTTSTEDFRVTTNAKKLQDILRALPDNALVSLEQADNRMTLKAGKSRFNLQTLPADDFPLLSVGEDITSCFSLPQEAFKQMLSQVQYSMAVQDIRYYLNGLLMQTEGDQLRLVATDGHRLAYVCCTIDAQLPKAEVILPRKTVIELFKLLNQPEEPLTIELLTNQVRLRCGDTVIVSKIIDGKFPDFNRVIPLDNDKIFLVGRTQLLGALERAAILANEKFRGARLQIKPGVLSVVCSNNDQEEAQEEIEIAYQGESLEVGFNIAYLMDVLRNVHVDDLQLAFGDASRSTLFTIPENPNFKYIVMPMRI